A genome region from Setaria italica strain Yugu1 chromosome III, Setaria_italica_v2.0, whole genome shotgun sequence includes the following:
- the LOC101776045 gene encoding uncharacterized protein LOC101776045 isoform X1, with protein sequence MSGGASLGLRSSGSYGSLLQQQLGGCHSSPSPAPSASPPLAARKPAKMSLGGAGGGGGPRVFARICKLAGRRQRMLLLLLVAVAVAFCFLFSSLVSKGDEDASPGVETMLVFSDHVRSFVNPVWTSSGRPVAQRDSLTVNGLNTASQMEKQSDSSRKQVQSPMRRFPPAVVLNHHPCENFSLSPPPIDRKRTGPRPCPVCYLPVEQALALRPAQLSASPVLQSLNYISEANLVSEESNGGSLFGGYPSLEERDKSYDIKDLTTVHCGFVRGKIPGLNTGFDIDEADRSEMQQCERTVVASAIFGNYDILQQPENISDFSKDTVCFFMFLDEETEAALKNSTTIDHTKRIGLWRVVVVRNLPYSDARRNGKVPKLLLHRLFPNVRYSIWIDGKLKLVRDPYQVLERFLWRKNVSFAVSRHYRRFDVFEEAEANKAGGKYDNASIDYQIEFYKSEGLTHYSSAKLPITSDVPEGCVIIREHIPITNLFTCLWFNEVDRFTSRDQLSFSTVRDKIRSRVNWTADMFLDCERRDFVVQSYHRELLEQRQATLRSRPPLRPPMVQIQPRKMLPDNAAKEPGKASSAKKLPGKRTRDKKSSSKRAHQTKVIGGKEAIQL encoded by the exons ATGAGCGGCGGGGCGTCGCTGGGGCTCAGGTCGTCGGGGAGCTATGGAtcgctgctgcagcagcagctaggCGGCTGCCAttcctcgccctcgcccgcgccgtcggcatccccgccgctcgccgcgcggAAGCCCGCCAAGATGTCGctcggcggggccggcggcggcgggggcccgcGCGTGTTCGCACGGATCTGcaagctcgccggccgccgccagcggatgctcctcctccttctcgtcgccgtcgcggtgGCCTTCTGCTTCCTCTTCTCATCACTTGTCAGTAAAGGTG ATGAAGATGCATCACCTGGTGTTGAGACCATGCTTGTATTTTCTGATCATGTCCGGAGCTTTGTGAACCCTGTTTGGACATCATCAGGCAGACCAGTAGCCCAAAGAGATTCACTGACTGTGAACGGTTTGAATACAGCATCACAGATGGAAAAACAATCTGATAGCAGTCGTAAACAAGTTCAGAGTCCCATGCGGAGGTTTCCACCAGCTGTTGTTCTGAATCACCATCCTTGTGAAAATTTCTCATTGTCTCCTCCACCTATTGATAGAAAACGCACTGGACCACGGC CCTGTCCAGTTTGTTATTTGCCTGTTGAGCAAGCGCTGGCACTGAGACCTGCTCAGCTATCAGCATCACCTGTCCTTCAAAGCTTAAATTATATATCTGAAGCGAATTTGGTTTCCGAAGAGTCAAATGGTGGTTCTTTGTTTGGAGGTTATCCATCCCTGGAGGAACGAGATAAATCTTACGACATAAAAGATTTGACGACAGTGCATTGTGG ATTTGTAAGAGGGAAGATACCTGGTCTTAATACTGGGTTCGACATAGATGAAGCTGATCGTTCTGAGATGCAGCAGTGCGAGAGGACTGTTGTTGCCTCTGCTATTTTTG gaaactATGATATACTGCAACAACCAGAAAACATCAGTGATTTTTCAAAGGATACTGTTTGCTTCTTTATGTTTCTGGATGAAGAAACAGAAGCTGCACTAAAGAACTCCACTACCATTGATCATACTAAAAGAATCGGGCTGTGGCGTGTAGTTGTTGTTCGCAACCTACCATATTCAGATGCAAGGCGCAATGGAAAG GTTCCAAAATTACTACTTCATCGGCTTTTTCCTAATGTGCGATATTCAATTTGGATTGATGGGAAACTTAAGCTAGTGAGGGATCCTTATCAGGTATTAGAAAG ATTCTTGTGGAGGAAGAATGTTAGCTTTGCTGTTTCCAGGCATTACAGACGCTTTGATGTCTTTGAGGAAGCTGAGGCCAACAAGGCTGGTGGAAAATATGATAATGCTTCAATTGATTACCAGATAGAGTTCTATAAAAGTGAGGGTTTAACTCATTATTCATCAGCTAAGCTTCCTATAACAAGTG ACGTCCCTGAGGGCTGTGTGATAATTAGGGAACACATCCCCATAACAAACCTGTTTACATGCCTTTGGTTCAATGAAGTTGACCGCTTCACCTCCAGAGATCAGCTAAGCTTCAGCACAGTTAGGGATAAAATAAGGTCGCGAGTTAATTGGACTGCAGACATGTTCCTGGACTGTGAAAGGCGTGATTTTGTTGTTCAG TCATACCACCGAGAACTGTTGGAACAGAGGCAGGCTACCTTAAGAAGTCGGCCTCCCCTGCGGCCTCCCATGGTGCAGATACAACCGAGAAAGATGCTTCCAGACAATGCAGCAAAGGAACCCGGGAAGGCTTCATCAGCCAAGAAGTTACCAGGGAAGCGAACACGTGATAAGAAATCAAGCTCAAAACGAGCTCATCAAACTAAAGTAATTGGTGGGAAGGAGGCAATTCAACTGTAA
- the LOC101776045 gene encoding uncharacterized protein LOC101776045 isoform X2, producing the protein MSGGASLGLRSSGSYGSLLQQQLGGCHSSPSPAPSASPPLAARKPAKMSLGGAGGGGGPRVFARICKLAGRRQRMLLLLLVAVAVAFCFLFSSLVSKDEDASPGVETMLVFSDHVRSFVNPVWTSSGRPVAQRDSLTVNGLNTASQMEKQSDSSRKQVQSPMRRFPPAVVLNHHPCENFSLSPPPIDRKRTGPRPCPVCYLPVEQALALRPAQLSASPVLQSLNYISEANLVSEESNGGSLFGGYPSLEERDKSYDIKDLTTVHCGFVRGKIPGLNTGFDIDEADRSEMQQCERTVVASAIFGNYDILQQPENISDFSKDTVCFFMFLDEETEAALKNSTTIDHTKRIGLWRVVVVRNLPYSDARRNGKVPKLLLHRLFPNVRYSIWIDGKLKLVRDPYQVLERFLWRKNVSFAVSRHYRRFDVFEEAEANKAGGKYDNASIDYQIEFYKSEGLTHYSSAKLPITSDVPEGCVIIREHIPITNLFTCLWFNEVDRFTSRDQLSFSTVRDKIRSRVNWTADMFLDCERRDFVVQSYHRELLEQRQATLRSRPPLRPPMVQIQPRKMLPDNAAKEPGKASSAKKLPGKRTRDKKSSSKRAHQTKVIGGKEAIQL; encoded by the exons ATGAGCGGCGGGGCGTCGCTGGGGCTCAGGTCGTCGGGGAGCTATGGAtcgctgctgcagcagcagctaggCGGCTGCCAttcctcgccctcgcccgcgccgtcggcatccccgccgctcgccgcgcggAAGCCCGCCAAGATGTCGctcggcggggccggcggcggcgggggcccgcGCGTGTTCGCACGGATCTGcaagctcgccggccgccgccagcggatgctcctcctccttctcgtcgccgtcgcggtgGCCTTCTGCTTCCTCTTCTCATCACTTGTCAGTAAAG ATGAAGATGCATCACCTGGTGTTGAGACCATGCTTGTATTTTCTGATCATGTCCGGAGCTTTGTGAACCCTGTTTGGACATCATCAGGCAGACCAGTAGCCCAAAGAGATTCACTGACTGTGAACGGTTTGAATACAGCATCACAGATGGAAAAACAATCTGATAGCAGTCGTAAACAAGTTCAGAGTCCCATGCGGAGGTTTCCACCAGCTGTTGTTCTGAATCACCATCCTTGTGAAAATTTCTCATTGTCTCCTCCACCTATTGATAGAAAACGCACTGGACCACGGC CCTGTCCAGTTTGTTATTTGCCTGTTGAGCAAGCGCTGGCACTGAGACCTGCTCAGCTATCAGCATCACCTGTCCTTCAAAGCTTAAATTATATATCTGAAGCGAATTTGGTTTCCGAAGAGTCAAATGGTGGTTCTTTGTTTGGAGGTTATCCATCCCTGGAGGAACGAGATAAATCTTACGACATAAAAGATTTGACGACAGTGCATTGTGG ATTTGTAAGAGGGAAGATACCTGGTCTTAATACTGGGTTCGACATAGATGAAGCTGATCGTTCTGAGATGCAGCAGTGCGAGAGGACTGTTGTTGCCTCTGCTATTTTTG gaaactATGATATACTGCAACAACCAGAAAACATCAGTGATTTTTCAAAGGATACTGTTTGCTTCTTTATGTTTCTGGATGAAGAAACAGAAGCTGCACTAAAGAACTCCACTACCATTGATCATACTAAAAGAATCGGGCTGTGGCGTGTAGTTGTTGTTCGCAACCTACCATATTCAGATGCAAGGCGCAATGGAAAG GTTCCAAAATTACTACTTCATCGGCTTTTTCCTAATGTGCGATATTCAATTTGGATTGATGGGAAACTTAAGCTAGTGAGGGATCCTTATCAGGTATTAGAAAG ATTCTTGTGGAGGAAGAATGTTAGCTTTGCTGTTTCCAGGCATTACAGACGCTTTGATGTCTTTGAGGAAGCTGAGGCCAACAAGGCTGGTGGAAAATATGATAATGCTTCAATTGATTACCAGATAGAGTTCTATAAAAGTGAGGGTTTAACTCATTATTCATCAGCTAAGCTTCCTATAACAAGTG ACGTCCCTGAGGGCTGTGTGATAATTAGGGAACACATCCCCATAACAAACCTGTTTACATGCCTTTGGTTCAATGAAGTTGACCGCTTCACCTCCAGAGATCAGCTAAGCTTCAGCACAGTTAGGGATAAAATAAGGTCGCGAGTTAATTGGACTGCAGACATGTTCCTGGACTGTGAAAGGCGTGATTTTGTTGTTCAG TCATACCACCGAGAACTGTTGGAACAGAGGCAGGCTACCTTAAGAAGTCGGCCTCCCCTGCGGCCTCCCATGGTGCAGATACAACCGAGAAAGATGCTTCCAGACAATGCAGCAAAGGAACCCGGGAAGGCTTCATCAGCCAAGAAGTTACCAGGGAAGCGAACACGTGATAAGAAATCAAGCTCAAAACGAGCTCATCAAACTAAAGTAATTGGTGGGAAGGAGGCAATTCAACTGTAA
- the LOC101776447 gene encoding uncharacterized protein LOC101776447 produces MVVAEAAAAGNEMSLSNMVLGFYEEAERERWTEEAAAAAGDGSDDEGSSGGGAESRAFWQEQRSLLHEALAKRSSAESRIQADTEEAVRQMRATPGGVCSCASRAAAAAGAGGCRACALRFVAERLRDAGYNSAICRSKWPRTPEIPSGEHSYVDVVVPTRSGKAVRVVIEPGFRGEFEMARGGAEYRALVAALPEVFVGRSEKLRAVVRVMCDAARRCARESGMHMAPWRKHRYMEAKWLGTPERVAPGGGGGVPVAVGSPEKPPRFRASMLTLDLGGRTVVEVV; encoded by the exons ATGGTTGtcgcggaggccgccgccgcgggcaacGAGATGAGCCTGTCCAACATGGTGCTGGGCTTCTACGAGGAGGCCGAGAGGGAGAGGTGgacggaggaggccgccgccgccgccggcgatggcaGCGACGATGAAgggtccagcggcggcggcgctgagaGCAGGGCGTTCTGGCAGGAGCAGCGCTCGCTGTTGCAT GAGGCTCTGGCCAAGAGAAGCTCCGCGGAGAGCCGGATCCAAGCGGACACGGAGGAGGCCGTCAGGCAGATGCGCGCCACGCCCGGCGGCGTCTGCTCCTgcgcgagccgcgccgccgcggccgcgggagcAGGAGGCTGCCGGGCCTGCGCGCTGCGGTTCGTGGCCGAGCGGCTGCGCGACGCCGGGTACAACAGCGCCATCTGCAGGTCCAAGTGGCCGCGCACCCCGGAGATCCCATCAG GGGAGCACAGCTACGTGGACGTGGTGGTGCCGACGAGGAGCGGTAAGGCGGTGCGGGTGGTGATCGAGCCGGGCTTCCGCGGCGAGTTCGAGATGGCGCGGGGCGGCGCCGAGTACAGGGcgctggtggcggcgctgcCGGAGGTGTTCGTGGGCCGGTCGGAGAAGCTGCGTGCCGTGGTCCGGGTCATGTGCGACGCGGCCAGGCGGTGCGCGCGCGAGAGCGGCATGCACATGGCCCCCTGGAGGAAGCACCGGTACATGGAGGCCAAGTGGCTCGGCACGCCGGAGCGGGTCGCGccggggggcggcggaggagtgcCGGTGGCCGTCGGCTCGCCCGAGAAGCCGCCCAGGTTCAGGGCGTCCATGCTCACgctcgacctcggtggccggacCGTGGTGGAGGTCGTGTGA